A genomic region of Zalophus californianus isolate mZalCal1 chromosome 1, mZalCal1.pri.v2, whole genome shotgun sequence contains the following coding sequences:
- the LOC113916567 gene encoding developmental pluripotency-associated protein 3-like codes for MDSPKQLYPTWALGSSQMPSEENSQEGSGASQTISEVLTKNLGKLTLDCSIKLLSPLPEYPSQQQGREKKPQGLVERILSSSRRRTGVRTLLTARKERMARMIRMIQYQRYLSLGPQLQKDPQQKEAEEGESRVERFRCRCHYCLYHKNLSEETSMENNCDIEPM; via the coding sequence ATGGATTCGCCAAAGCAGCTTTACCCAACCTGGGCCCTGGGGTCATCTCAGATGCCCAGTGAAGAGAATTCCCAGGAAGGCTCGGGTGCCTCTCAAACTATCTCCGAAGTATTAACAAAGAATCTTGGTAAATTGACTCTCGACTGTAGTATCAAACTCCTTTCCCCTCTACCAGAATATCCATCCCAGcagcagggcagagagaagaaaccaCAGGGGCTGGTTGAGCGCATCCttagcagcagcaggaggaggactGGAGTAAGGACTTTGTTAACTGCTCGGAAAGAAAGGATGGCAAGGATGATTCGAATGATTCAGTACCAGCGCTACCTCAGCCTGGGGCCCCAGCTTCAAAAAGATCCACAGCAGAAGGAGGCTGAGGAGGGTGAATCAAGAGTAGAAAGATTTAGATGTCGCTGTCATTATTGCCTTTATCATAAAAATCTTTCTGAGGAAACCAGCATGGAGAATAATTGTGACATAGAGCCAATGTAA